A single window of Aspergillus flavus chromosome 4, complete sequence DNA harbors:
- a CDS encoding putative glycogen phosphorylase GlpV/Gph1, with amino-acid sequence MSEARRERKPSVGAPVSELQGPIGPGFSRPKHKRTYTGLAPAEVKSVEASIPEPLREAWRKHSATGFTNQDEFEQELVRHVETTLARSLYNCDELAAYSGTALAFRDRLIIDWNKTQQRQSSTDQKRVYYLSLEFLMGRALDNAMLNVGMKDAARDGLKNLGFRIEDVIDQEHDAALGNGGLGRLAACLLDSLATLNYPAWGYGLRYRYGIFKQEIVDGYQVEVPDYWLDFNPWEFPRHEIAVDIQFYGWVRKYQDDNGKTVHSWQDGETVQAVAYDVPIPGYGTSTTNNLRLWSSKASSGEFDFQKFNAGDYENAVAEQQRAETISAVLYPNDNLERGKELRLKQQYFWCAASLHDIVRRFKKTKRAWAEFPDQIAIQLNDTHPTLAIVELQRILVDLEGLTWDEAWKIVTNTFGYTNHTVLPEALEKWSVPLVQKLLPRHMQIIFDINLFFLQTVEKKFPNDRDLLSRVSIIEESHPKMVRMAHIAIVGSHKVNGVAELHSDLLQTTLFKDFVQVYGPDKFTNVTNGITPRRWLHQANPRLSDLIATKLGGYHFLTDLALLDKLEAFVDDESFRQEWAEIKTANKIRLAKHIKDTTGYSVNPTALFDIQVKRIHEYKRQQLNIFGVIHRYLTIKSMSPEERKKVLPRVSIIGGKAAPGYWMAKTVIHLVNSVASVVNNDPDIGDLLKVIFIQDYNVSKAEIICPASDISEHISTAGTEGSGTSNMKFVLNGGLIIGTCDGANIEITREIGEQNIFLFGNLAEDVEELRHRHYYGDFQLDPQLAKVFDAIRSGTFGNPGDFSALIASIAEHGDYYLVSDDFNSYVTTQNMVDEAFRNQDEWIVKSITSVARMGFFSTDRVINEYADGIWNVEPLAVKD; translated from the exons ATGTCTGAAGCACGCCGGGAGAGGAAACCATCCGTCGGTGCTCCTGTGTCAGAGCTTCAAGGTCCCATTGGTCCTGGCTTTAGCCGTCCCAAGCACAAACGGACTTATACTGGTTTAGCGCCAGCAGAAGTCAAAAGTGTTGAAGCTAGCATCCCTGAGCCGCTGAGAGAAGC CTGGAGAAAGCAT TCTGCCACTGGCTTTACGAACCAAGATGAGTTTGAA CAAGAGCTGGTCCGTCACGTCGAGACTACCTTGGCTCGTTCGCTCTACAATTGTGATGAGCT CGCTGCGTACTCGGGCACTGCACTTGCGTTCCGTGACCGCCTGATCATCGATTGGAATAAGACCCAACAGCGGCAAAGTTCTACAGACCAGAAGAGGGTATACT ACCTCTCTCTTGAGTTCCTTATGGGCCGAGCGTTGGACAATGCTATGCTCAATGTCGGCATGAAGGACGCGGCTAGGG ATGGCTTGAAGAATCTCGGTTTCCGGATCGAGGATGTCATTGACCAAGAACATGATGCCGCTCTCGGAAACGGAGGCTTAGGGCGCCTAGCAGCATGCCTGCTTGATAGTCTGGCGACACTGAACTACCCCGCCTGGGGATACGGGCTGCGGTACAGATACGGGATTTTCAAACAGGAGATCGTGGATGGATACCAAGTTGAGGTTCCTGATTATTGGCTCGATTTCAACCCCTGGGAATTTCCTCGGCATGAGATTGCTGTCGATATTCAGTTTTATGGTTGGGTGAGAAAATATCAAGATGATAACGGTAAGACTGTTCATTCGTGGCAAGACGGTGAAACTGTCCAGGCAGTAGCGTACGACGTACCTATTCCTGGCTATGGAACTTCTACTACGAATAATCTTCGATTATGGTCAAGCAAAGCGAGTAGTGGGGAATTTGATTTCCAGAAGTTCAATGCTGGAGATTACGAGAATGCCGTGGCGGAACAGCAGCGCGCAGAAACGATCTCCGCGGTGCTCTATCCAAACGATAACCTTGAAAGGGGCAAAGAGCTCAGACTGAAGCAGCAGTACTTCTGGTGCGCTGCATCGCTGCATGATATCGTTCGAAgattcaagaaaacaaagcgAGCTTGGGCAGAATTTCCGGATCAAATAGCGATCCAACTCAATGATACACATCCGACACTGGCTATAGTAGAGCTGCAACGCATCCTGGTTGACCTGGAAGGTCTCACATGGGACGAGGCCTGGAAAATAGTGACCAATACATTCGGGTATACCAACCATACAGTGTTGCCAGAAGCGCTGGAGAAATGGTCTGTCCCTCTTGTGCAGAAGCTACTCCCACGACACATGCAGATCATTTTTGATATCAACTTGTTTTTCCTACAGACGGTAGAGAAGAAATTTCCCAACGACAGAGACTTACTGTCGCGGGTGTCAATCATTGAAGAATCACATCCCAAGATGGTCCGGATGGCTCATATTGCAATTGTCGGATCCCACAAAGTTAATGGTGTCGCCGAACTCCACTCCGACTTGTTACAGACAACGCTCTTCAAAGACTTTGTCCAGGTTTATGGACCTGATAAGTTCACTAACGTCACTAACGGGATTACTCCGCGCCGCTGGCTGCACCAGGCCAACCCGCGGTTGTCGGACCTGATCGCCACTAAGCTTGGTGGATACCATTTTTTGACAGATCTAGCGCTTTTAGATAAGCTCGAAGCTTTCGTCGATGACGAAAGCTTCCGACAGGAGTGGGCAGAAATCAAGACCGCGAACAAAATCCGTCTTGCTAAGCATATCAAAGACACTACCGGATATAGTGTCAATCCAACCGCCTTGTTTGACATCCAGGTAAAGCGTATCCATGAGTATAAGCGCCAACAGCTCAATATCTTCGGGGTGATTCATCGCTATTTGACTATCAAGTCTATGTCTCccgaggaaaggaagaaagtcTTGCCACGAGTATCCATTATTGGTGGCAAGGCAGCCCCAGGGTACTGGATGGCTAAAACAGTCATCCATCTTGTTAACAGTGTCGCATCAGTTGTAAACAATGATCCGGACATCGGCGATCTTTTGAAGGTAATATTTATTCAGGACTACAATGTCAGCAAGGCAGAGATAATTTGTCCCGCTTCGGATATTAGCGAGCATATCTCAACCGCTGGCACTGAAGGTAGTGGTACCAGTAACATGAAGTTTGTACTCAATGGTGGTCTTATCATTGGAACTTGTGATGGAGCCAAC ATCGAAATCACTCGCGAGATTGGCGAACAGaacattttcctttttggaaATCTAGCTGAAGATGTCGAGGAACTACGTCACCGTCACTACTACGGTGACTTTCAACTCGACCCTCAGCTTGCCAAGGTGTTCGATGCCATCCGAAGTGGCACGTTCGGGAATCCTGGCGACTTCTCTGCGCTTATTGCATCCATTGCAGAGCATGGTGACTACTATCTTGTATCCGACGATTTTAACTCGTATGTAACCACTCAAAATATGGTTGACGAGGCATTCCGGAACCAAGACGAGTGGATAGTCAAGTCCATTACTAGTGTTGCACGCATGGGCTTTTTCTCCACGGACCGTGTCATCAACGAATATGCGGATGGAATCTGGAATGTAGAGCCTCTCGCTGTGAAAGACTGA
- a CDS encoding G protein complex alpha subunit GpaB (guanine nucleotide-binding protein alpha-3 subunit), which translates to MGSCVSTEPADNEPKKRSQAIDRRLEEDSRRLRRECKILLLGSGESGKSTIVKQMKIIHQNGYTVEELALYRLTVCKNLLDCAKSLVGAYHQFSLEPSSQKVRDYVQYISDYNIDPDPHTTLDAKVGEAITYIWNDPCTSTVLEHQNEFYLMDSAPYFFEEAKRIASPDFIPNVNDVLRARTKTTGIYETRFTMGQLSIHMFDVGGQRSERKKWIHCFENVTSIIFCVALSEYDQVLLEESNQNRMMESLVLFDSVVNSRWFMRTSIILFLNKVDLFRQKLPRSPLSNYFPDYSGGNDVNRAAKYLLWRFNQVNRAHLNLYPHLTQATDTTNIRLVFAAVKETILQNALKDSGIL; encoded by the exons ATGGGTTCGTGTGTAAGCACAGAGCCGGCTGATAATgagccaaagaagagaagccagGCGATCGATCGCAGACTGGAGGAGGATTCTAGGCGATTACGAAGAGAGTGCAAGATTCTACTGCTTG GGTCCGGAGAAAGTGGGAAATCGACGATTGTCAAACAAATGAAGATCATACATCAAAACGGCTACACAGTGGAGGAGCTGGCATTGTATCGCCTGACGGTCTGCAAGAATCTCCTAGATTGCGCCAAGTCTCTTGTAGGAGCCTATCACCAGTTCTCCCTTGAGCCCTCGAGCCAAAAAGTCCGTGACTACGTACAATACATTTCCGACTACAATATCGACCCCGACCCGCACACAACGTTGGATGCGAAGGTAGGAGAGGCGATAACGTATATCTGGAATGATCCATGCACATCCACAGTATTGGAACATCAGAACGAGTTCTACTTGATGGATTCGGCCCCATA TTTTTTCGAGGAAGCAAAGCGCATTGCATCTCCAGATTTCATACCCAATGTAAACGATGTGCTTCGCGCCCGAACGAAGACCACCGGTATCTATGAAACTAGGTTTACAATGGGCCAGCTGAGCATACA CATGTTTGATGTGGGTGGACAGCGCAGCGAGCGGAAGAAGTGGATTCATTGTTTCGAGAATGTCACCTCCATCATATTCTGTGTGGCATTGAGCGAGTACGATCAAGTGCTTCTGGAAGAGAGTAATCAG AATCGAATGATGGAGAGTCTGGTGTTGTTCGATTCTGTAGTCAACTCTCGATGGTTCATGCGAACGAGTATAATCCTGTTCCTAAATAAGGTCGATCTGTTCCGCCAAAAGCTCCCTCGGTCCCCCTTGAGCAATTACTTTCCTGATTACTCTGGCGGCAATGATGTGAACCGCGCCGCCAAATATCTGCTGTGGAGGTTTAACCAAGTTAATCGAGCACATTTGAACCTCTATCCCCA TTTGACACAAGCCACTGATACAACCAACATCCGCTTAGTATTTGCTGCGGTAAAGGAGACGATTCTACAAAATGCTTTGAAGGATTCAGGTATCTTGTAG